Proteins from a genomic interval of Anolis sagrei isolate rAnoSag1 chromosome 1, rAnoSag1.mat, whole genome shotgun sequence:
- the CDCA4 gene encoding cell division cycle-associated protein 4 isoform X2, with amino-acid sequence MCKSFPIKDTMFVRGLKRKCIDGEDDIEGTLAGFKAIPSYNLQRQSLLDMSLVKLQLCHMLVEPNLYRSVLIANTVRQIQEEMTQDGTWQMINAQNSGPSSLDRLVSTDILCRSSKEQPEEKLIQGYNGFSKDFEDTQTQEGEEILRPPLQAPRNLPANVWEMESPPENRGNFHKSLDQIFETLETKTPDSVEDLFSEVDSSYYNLDTVLTGMMGSTKMGHCDVLETFPQAAANPNSNCKSDLNELDHFVEILVES; translated from the exons ATGTGCAAGAGCTTTCCCATTAAG GACACAATGTTTGTGCGTGGACTGAAAAGGAAGTGCATTGATGGAGAAGACGATATTGAAGGAACGTTAGCTGGCTTCAAAGCTATTCCTTCTTATAACCTTCAGCGCCAGTCACTGCTAGACATGTCTTTGGTTAAACTTCAGCTCTGCCACATGCTCGTTGAACCTAATTTATATCGTTCGGTACTTATAGCCAATACAGTACGGCAGATCCAAGAAGAAATGACCCAGGATGGAACTTGGCAGATGATAAATGCACAGAATTCAGGGCCATCTTCTCTGGACCGTTTAGTTTCAACAGATATTCTCTGTCGTTCCTCAAAGGAGCAGCCTGAAGAGAAGTTAATTCAAGGTTATAATGGCTTCTCAAAAGACTTTgaggacacacaaacacaagagGGTGAAGAAATTTTGAGACCTCCACTACAAGCTCCCAGAAACCTTCCAGCTAACGTGTGGGAAATGGAGAGCCCTCCAGAAAATAGAGGAAATTTCCATAAATCTTTAGATCAAATCTTTGAAACCTTGGAAACAAAGACTCCTGACTCGGTTGAAGACCTTTTTTCAGAAGTTGACAGTTCATATTATAATCTTGACACAGTATTAACGGGAATGATGGGCAGTACAAAAATGGGACATTGTGATGTACTTGAAACATTTCCTCAAGCAGCAGCAAATCCTAATTCTAATTGTAAATCTGACCTTAATGAGCTTGATCATTTTGTGGAGATTCTTGTTGAATCTTGA
- the CDCA4 gene encoding cell division cycle-associated protein 4 isoform X1, with protein sequence MGEDEGLHQTQLLDTMFVRGLKRKCIDGEDDIEGTLAGFKAIPSYNLQRQSLLDMSLVKLQLCHMLVEPNLYRSVLIANTVRQIQEEMTQDGTWQMINAQNSGPSSLDRLVSTDILCRSSKEQPEEKLIQGYNGFSKDFEDTQTQEGEEILRPPLQAPRNLPANVWEMESPPENRGNFHKSLDQIFETLETKTPDSVEDLFSEVDSSYYNLDTVLTGMMGSTKMGHCDVLETFPQAAANPNSNCKSDLNELDHFVEILVES encoded by the coding sequence GACACAATGTTTGTGCGTGGACTGAAAAGGAAGTGCATTGATGGAGAAGACGATATTGAAGGAACGTTAGCTGGCTTCAAAGCTATTCCTTCTTATAACCTTCAGCGCCAGTCACTGCTAGACATGTCTTTGGTTAAACTTCAGCTCTGCCACATGCTCGTTGAACCTAATTTATATCGTTCGGTACTTATAGCCAATACAGTACGGCAGATCCAAGAAGAAATGACCCAGGATGGAACTTGGCAGATGATAAATGCACAGAATTCAGGGCCATCTTCTCTGGACCGTTTAGTTTCAACAGATATTCTCTGTCGTTCCTCAAAGGAGCAGCCTGAAGAGAAGTTAATTCAAGGTTATAATGGCTTCTCAAAAGACTTTgaggacacacaaacacaagagGGTGAAGAAATTTTGAGACCTCCACTACAAGCTCCCAGAAACCTTCCAGCTAACGTGTGGGAAATGGAGAGCCCTCCAGAAAATAGAGGAAATTTCCATAAATCTTTAGATCAAATCTTTGAAACCTTGGAAACAAAGACTCCTGACTCGGTTGAAGACCTTTTTTCAGAAGTTGACAGTTCATATTATAATCTTGACACAGTATTAACGGGAATGATGGGCAGTACAAAAATGGGACATTGTGATGTACTTGAAACATTTCCTCAAGCAGCAGCAAATCCTAATTCTAATTGTAAATCTGACCTTAATGAGCTTGATCATTTTGTGGAGATTCTTGTTGAATCTTGA
- the CDCA4 gene encoding cell division cycle-associated protein 4 isoform X3, with translation MFVRGLKRKCIDGEDDIEGTLAGFKAIPSYNLQRQSLLDMSLVKLQLCHMLVEPNLYRSVLIANTVRQIQEEMTQDGTWQMINAQNSGPSSLDRLVSTDILCRSSKEQPEEKLIQGYNGFSKDFEDTQTQEGEEILRPPLQAPRNLPANVWEMESPPENRGNFHKSLDQIFETLETKTPDSVEDLFSEVDSSYYNLDTVLTGMMGSTKMGHCDVLETFPQAAANPNSNCKSDLNELDHFVEILVES, from the coding sequence ATGTTTGTGCGTGGACTGAAAAGGAAGTGCATTGATGGAGAAGACGATATTGAAGGAACGTTAGCTGGCTTCAAAGCTATTCCTTCTTATAACCTTCAGCGCCAGTCACTGCTAGACATGTCTTTGGTTAAACTTCAGCTCTGCCACATGCTCGTTGAACCTAATTTATATCGTTCGGTACTTATAGCCAATACAGTACGGCAGATCCAAGAAGAAATGACCCAGGATGGAACTTGGCAGATGATAAATGCACAGAATTCAGGGCCATCTTCTCTGGACCGTTTAGTTTCAACAGATATTCTCTGTCGTTCCTCAAAGGAGCAGCCTGAAGAGAAGTTAATTCAAGGTTATAATGGCTTCTCAAAAGACTTTgaggacacacaaacacaagagGGTGAAGAAATTTTGAGACCTCCACTACAAGCTCCCAGAAACCTTCCAGCTAACGTGTGGGAAATGGAGAGCCCTCCAGAAAATAGAGGAAATTTCCATAAATCTTTAGATCAAATCTTTGAAACCTTGGAAACAAAGACTCCTGACTCGGTTGAAGACCTTTTTTCAGAAGTTGACAGTTCATATTATAATCTTGACACAGTATTAACGGGAATGATGGGCAGTACAAAAATGGGACATTGTGATGTACTTGAAACATTTCCTCAAGCAGCAGCAAATCCTAATTCTAATTGTAAATCTGACCTTAATGAGCTTGATCATTTTGTGGAGATTCTTGTTGAATCTTGA